The region CGGACTGTTCGGAGCGAGCACGGGTGCCGCGGCGGCGCTGGTAGCCGCGGCCGAGCGGCCGGAGCACGTACCGGCGGTCGTCTCCCGCGGCGGCCGCGCGGACCTGGCGGGTCCGGCCCTTTCCCGCGTACGGGCGGCGACGTTGCTGCTGGTCGGCGGTCGCGACGAACAGGTGATCCAGTTCAACCAGCAGGCCCGTGACGCGCTCGGCGGGGCAGTGGAACTGCGGATCATCCCGGACGCGACCCACCTGTTCCCGGAGCCCGGCGCGCTGGAGCAGGTGGCCGACCAGGCCGCCGACTGGTTCGCCGAGCGCCTACCGAGCTTCGGCGCCGCGCCCTGACCGGCGGCCGTCACCGGACTCACGCCCCGGCCCGTTCGTCGCCGGGATTGGCGGGTAACCACTGGCATGCACATCGGAATCATCGGCGCCGGGAGCGTCGGCGCAACGCTCGCCCGTCGGCTCGCCGCGGCCGGTCACGAGATCGCCATCGCGAACGCGAGCGGCCCACAGAATCTTCGGGATCTGGTGGGCGAACTCGGACACCGCTCGCACGCGGTCAGCCCCTCGGAGGCGGCCCGGTTCGGCGATGTGGTGATCGTCGCCGTGCCGTTCGGCCGGTACGACGAACTGCCCACGGCGGAGCTGAAGGGCAAGCCCGTCATGGACACCGGGAACTACACGCCGGAGCGGGACGGGGAGTACCCGGACCTGGAGCAGGACAGGGTCACCTCCAGCGAGTTGGTGCAGCAGCACCTCCGCGGTGCGAACGTGGTCAAGGCGTTCAACACCCTGCACGCCGAGCACATGCGCGACCACGCCCGCCAGTCCTCGGCCCAGGAGCGCTACGGCATTCCGATGTCCGGGGACGACCCGAAGGCCAAGCGGGCCGTCGCGGACCTGATCGAGGAACTCGGCTTCCAACCGGTGGACGCCGGTGATCTGGCGGCGGGCGGCCGGAAGCAGCAGCCGGGCGGCATCACCTACGACGCCGACTTCACCGCCGACGAGCTGGTGGAGGCGTTGCGCCAGGACTCGTGAGCGGTCGCTCCGCCCGCTGCCCGGCTCGTGCTGCCGGCCGGCCCCGCTGGCACCTGTGGCTCGGTCAGGACGGGACCTCTCGGCCCTGTCGGAGTGCGGTGACGGTGTCGACCACCCGGTAGACCACGGCGGTCACCGGGACCGCGACGAAGGCGCCGGCGATCCCGCCGAAGAGCGTGCCGGCGGTGACCGCCACCAGGATCACGACCGGGTGCAGGCGTACCTGCCGTTTCATGATCAGGGGTTCGAGCAGGTTGCCCTCGGTCTGCTGTACGGCGATCACCGCCAGCAGGACGAGCAGCGCGGTGGTCGGTCCCTTCGCGGCGAGCGCTACCAGTACCGCGACACTGCCGGCGACGGTGGCGCCGATGATCGGGATGAAGCCGCCGAGGAAGGTCACCACCGCCAGCGGAAAGGCGAGCGGCACCCCGAGCAGGACGAGTGCCAGACCGATGCCGACGGCGTCGATCGCCGCGATCAGCACCGTCCCCCGGGTGTACGCGCTGAGTGTGTGCCAGCCGTTGCGGCCGGCCTGCACAAACGCCGGTCGGGACCGGTCGGAGACCCGGGACAGCACCCAGTGCCACATCGGGCGCCCGTCCTTGAGCAGGAAGAACAGCAGTACGAAGATCAGCAGTACGGCGCCCGCCACCTCGGCTGCCGTACGCGCTCCGGCCACCGGGTCCGGGGTCGATTCACGCAGGCCGTCGGTGGCCTGCTTGGTCCACTTGTCCAGCTGCTCGGGGCTGACCGGTAGCGAGCCGGTGATGAAGTCGCGGGTGCGGTCCAACCCCTCGTCCAGTTGCTTGCTGAGGCTGGAGAACTGGTCCGCGGTCAGCGTCCAGACCAGGTACGCGGCCCCGCCGATCACCGCCAGCAGGAGGAAGAGGGAGATCAGCGCGGCCAGCGCCGGGGGCAGGCGCAACCGGCGCAGCCGTACGGCCAGCGGGTCGAGCATCGCGGCCAGGAAGAAGGTCGCGGCGAGCGCGATGGTCAGCGGCGCGAGCCGGGAGGCGACCGTGGCGAGCAGGTAGATCCCGGCGGCGATGATCAGCAGGCAGGCGCTCCACACCACCGACCAGCGCAGGAACCAGGGCAGGCTGTCCCAGGTGCTGTGCACCCGCTCCTGGGCGCCCTGGATCCGCTCCAACCTGCCGTGGACCGGCTGCTGCCTGCCGTCGATCGGCTCCTGCGGGTCCGGCCCGGCCGGGTTGGCCCCGGCGGCGCCGGGATCGGGTGCAGCCGTGCCGTCAGACATGGTCGGCCCCCCGCTCAGTCGCCATGATCACGGTGACCCCTCTCGATGTCGGCGGAGAGGCATTACCCGGTCGGGAGGGTGTCGACACGTCTGGGCGGGGCGTCCAAAAGCCTACGTGATGAGCTGTTGATTCGTGTTTTGTCAGGAGATATCACGCGGAAGCCCGGTGCAGACAGCCTGATGGGGCTCCCGGCCAGTCGGGAGCCCCATCAGGGTTCGGGTCAGGGACGGCCGTCGGCGCCGCACTTGATGATCGGTCGGATGCAGTCCTGCACCCGCCGCGCCATCTCGTCCTCGGGCCAGGCGTTGAAGAAGTCCCCGTGCATCGTGTAGCCGGCTCCGGAGGCGAGCCGGAACCGGGCCGGGTCACCGTTTGCCGGGTAACGCAGCACCTGGCGCAACTTCGGTACGGGCACCGGGTGGGTGCTCGCGCACTCGCCGTTGACCGGGTACGCCATGTGGCTCTTGTGGTCGGGCGAGTCGAGGTCGACCCCGTTCCAGCACTGCGGGAAGTCCAGATACGACTCGATCATGCTGCCGGCGGGACAGTTCACGAAGTCCTTCGACGAGCCGACCTCGCCGTGGTGCAGACAGGACCAGCGGGAGTTGGTGGTCTCGTCCGGCGCGGTCGCCCTGGCGTTTCCGGCCACGATCCGCAGCCCCAGCGGTAGTGGCTGGATCCGGGCGATCACGTCGTCGCGTACGCCCTCGCCGAGGTAGTAGAACGTGGTGATCTCCGGCTCGACCGGCTGGTCGCTGACGTACAGGGTCGGCACCCAGTACGACGACTTGTCCACCGCCGGGTTGCAGTTGCTGTTCGCGTTGACCAGGTCGGGCAGCTCGGTGTGGGCGTTGGTGGCCTCACTGCCGAAGAAGCTGTGCATGTGCGAGGCGCCGGGCAGGCCCGGGAAGACGATCGGGTCGTCCGGCAGGCGGTGGCTGAACGGGCAGTCGGCGAGGAACTCCGACACCCGGACCGGTTCGGCGGCGGCGTCGGCCTTCGACACGGCGGCGGTGAGGTAGGCGCCCAGCAGCGCGACCATGGCGGCGAAGAGCAGGGCCAGGCGCAGTCGTGGCCGGGCGACGAGTGCGGATCTCCGGTGCATACGGAAACTCCTTGTGACTCACGGGTGGGATTTACGCGGTGAGTGGAAGCGGATCGAAGCTCACGGGCGGACCGGGTCGGCCGGACGCCGGGTGGCCGACCGGCGCGGCCGGCCACCCCACGGCGATCGGTTACTGGTAGACCCGTACGTAGTCGACGAGCATCCGGGACGGGAACGGTGTGGTGCCGTCCACCGGTCCGGGGAAGTCGCCGCCGACGGCGAGGTTGAGGATGATGTAGAACGGGTGGTCGAAGACCCACGGCCCGCGGGTCGCCTCGACGGTGGCCTTGCTGGCGTAGAAGACCGTGGTGCCGTCGAGCTTGAAGGTCATGCCCCGGCTGTCCCACTCGACGGCCCAGACGTGGTAGTCCAGGGACAGGTCCGCGCCGCCGGGTGCCGGGTACTTCTGGCCGTACCCGCCGCCGCCGTTGTACGCCGGTGCGTGCAGGGTGGAGTAGCCCTCGAAGGTGTTGCGGCCGAGGACCTCCATGATGTCGATCTCGCCGTTGTAGGGCCACGGGCGGCCGGTGAGGAAGTCGGCGCCCATCATCCAGAAGGCGGGCCAGAGTCCGTTGCCCTTGGGTACCTTGACCCGGGCTTCGACGCGGCCGTACTGGGTGGTGAACTTGCCGCCGGTGTTCATCCGGTGCGAGGTGTAGTCGCGTCCGCCGGCTGTTTCGCGTCGGGCCTCGATGACGAGGGAGCCGGTGCCGTCCATGTTGGCGTTGTTGTTGTTCGTGTAGTACTGGATCTCGTTGTTCTGTCCGGTGCCGGGGTCGATGGTCCACTTCGCCGGGTCGGGCTTGCTACCGGCGGCACCGTTGAACTCGTCACTCCAGATCAGCCGGGTGGCCGGGAACGTCGGGTCGGCCGGCTGCGCGGGCGGGGCGGTCGGGTTGCCGCCGGTGCCGTACACCTTGAACTCGTAGAGCGAGTAGCCGTACGGGCCCGAGCGAGCGGTGCCGTACATCCGGACGTAGCGGCCGGTGCCGGTGGCGTTGATCGTTTCCTTGAAGCCCCGACCGGTGGTGGTGGAGTAGATGGTGGTCCAGGTGGTCGCGTCCGGCGAGACCTGGATCTGGTACGCGGAGGCGTACGCCGGATCCCACTGAAGGACCACCTGGTTGACGGTGGCGGTGGCGCCGAGGTCGACGTAGATCCAGCCGGGGTCGACCCAACCGGTGGTGGAACTGGTCGCCCAGCGGCTGGCCGGGTCGAGGTCGAACGCCTTGTCCGGCGTGCACTCGAAGCAGTTCACGTCGCTCTGGTCGGTCGAGGCGACCGCCGGCTTGCCGTACGACAGCAGCCCTTCCTCGGCGGCGCTGGCGGTGCCCGGCGTGACGCTCAGATAGCCGCCGAGCAGGGCGAGTAAGGCGGTCAGTGAGACGATTCCGCGCCACCCACCGGTGCTGGAGCGTCGCGAACGAGACCGCCGAGCGTCGGCTGGAGGGGGCAGCGGGGTGCCGGGAGCAGTAGGAACCCGATCCATCAGTCCTCCTTCATGGAGTAGGACGAATGTCAACGAACCGTGGCGGATCAGTGACATCTGGATGAAGAGAGCGCTCCCTTGCAACCCACTCTTAACCGCACCGTGACAGCTGTCAATTCGAGGGGCGCTTGGAGAGCGCTCTCTGGGCCGGGGTAGCGCTCCCAGGCGTCAGCCGACGGACGGGCCGGCCGGGAGCATGCGGGGCCAGCAAAACGTCGGAATTGCCAGGTAGAGAGCGCTCCCGCAACAAACCGAGGTTGGTCGGTCACGAGGCTCCCGGGCGGGCTCCCCAGGTTCTTCGAAAAATTTCGCCGATATCGTCCTGCCCATGAGTACCGAACCCCCGTCCGGCGCGGACGTCCGCGCCAACACCGTGCCGGAGCTGACCGAGCGGCTGCGGACGTTCGTGGCCGAGCGGGACTGGCAGCAGTTCCACACCGCGAAGAATCTGGCCATGGCGCTGGCCGGTGAGGTCGGCGAGCTGGTCGCCGAGTTGCAGTGGCTCACCCCGGACGAGGCGGCCCGGGTGATGGATGATCCGACGGCCGGAGCGCGCGTACGCGCCGAGATCGGCGACGTGATGACGTACCTGACCCGGCTGGCCGACGTACTGGGCATCGACCTCGTGGCCGCCGCCCACGACAAGCTCGACGACTCGGCGCTGCGCTACACGGTCGAGCGATCCCGAGGCTCGGTCGCAAAGGCCCCGCCCACGCACCCGTCCGGTGACCCTACTGCCGGTTAGACAGTCGATGGGGCGGGCACGCATCATCTCTCGGGCCTGAACGTCCGGGACGACCGCGCGGGTCCACCGAAAAGCGGCCACCCGTACGGGTCGACAACACCAGGGCGGGCCCCTGTCGGACGTTGGTTGATCACACAAACGGTCATCGGCCTTATGGTCGTGCTCATTACCGGATTGTTTCCGCTGTCCACACCCCTGGCGGGTGCGCACCACTACCGCTCGTCGTCAGACTGCTACACGTCCATCGTGGTCTGCTTACTTCGACGTTAGTAGCTGGGAGTGAAATGGTGCGGAAATCGCGAGCCTTCTGGTCGGTCGGCAATCGCCGCGACATCCGACCGACCCGTTGGATGGTTGTTTTCGCCGCGGTCGGCCTGGTGGTGGCCTGCGGTCCGCAGCCCGCCTCCGAGGCTCTGCCCGGTGCGACCCCATCCGCAGACGAGCTGGTGACGGCGGTACCGACCGAGACTCCGTCCGCAGTGCCGGCGGACACCACGCAACCGCCGGCATCCGCGACCGCCGCACCGGTTCCGACGGCCGTACCGAAGCCGCCGAGGATCGAGAAGAAGACGGTTATCGAGACCAGGTCGATTCCGTTCACCACCAGGACCGTGAACGACGCGACCCTCGCCAAGGGCACCAAGAAGACGAAGACGAAGGGCGTCGCCGGGGTGAAGACACTCACCTACGAGGTGACCACGACCGACGGAAAGCAGACCGGCAAGAAGTTGATTCGCGAGGCGGTCACCAAGGCACCGGTTACGCAGGTGGTCGCCGTGGGCACCAAGGCGGCGAGCAAATGCGATCCGAACTACAGCGGATGCGTACCGATCGCCAGTGATGTGGACTGCGCGGGAGGCAGCGGCAACGGGCCCGCGTACGTGACCGGACCGGTGAAGGTGATCGGTGACGACATCTACGACCTCGACCGGGACGGCGACGGGTACGGCTGCGACTGACCTCCCGACGAACACGTCCGGCGCCACGGACTTACCGACGGGCGCCGGACGTTTCCATTTCAGCAGCGCAGTCGGGGCGGCAGGGCCACGTCGGGGCGGTCCCGGTCCAGGTAGGTCGACTCGGCGAAGGCGAGGAACCGGTACGCGTCAGCCGCGTTCGAGGCCAGCCCGAACGAAACCCGGATCGCGCCACCGGTCGGTACCCGCAGTACGTCGAGGTACTCGTCCACGGTCTTCGGGTTGCGCAGCAGTGCCCGCCCCAACCGCCACTTCGTGATCCCGAACGCGCCCTCGCCCGCCCCCGGATTGCAGAAGCAGCCCGTACGCAGGGAGAGGCCGGCGGCGGTCGACTCGGCCGCGACCAGTCGCTCGTCGACCGGGGTGCCGTCCGGGTGGAGGAAATTGAACGAGATGGTGCCGCCCCGGCGCTCGTTGGTCGCCGGGCCGTACACCCGGACCAGTGGCTCGCCGTTGCGGTGCCGTAGCGCGGTCAGGTTGCCCAACAGCCAGCCGGTCAGTGCGCCGACCCGGGCATGGATGACGTCGATCCCGATCGACTCGACCCAGTTCAGGCCGAACTCGACGTCGGGGATGCCGAGGAAGTTGAGCGTGCCGTCCTCGAACGCGGATTCGTCGTCCATCGACTCGTACCAGTCGCCCTGGACGCTGACCGCCCGGATGGTGCCGCCGGCGAACCACGGCCGGCGCAGTCGGGCCAGCGCGTCCCGGCGGGCGACCAGGGCGCCGATCCCGGTCGGGTAGCCGAACAGCTTGTACCAGCTCAGGCAGACGAACTCGGGCCGGACCGCGCCGAGGTCCAGCCGGTTCGTCGGTACGAAGGCGGCGGCGTCGAGCAGTACGTCGTACCCGTGCCGTTGGGCCAGTCCGACCCACTCCAGCGAGTGCTGCACCCCGCTGAAGTTGCTCTGTGCCGGAAAGGCGAACAGGCCCCGCCGCCGTCTCCACCGGCCGTTTCGCCGGGTCAGCGTTGCCTCCACATCGGACCGTTCTACCCGCAGCTCGGTGCCGCGTACGGGCACGTAACGGATTGCCCCGCCGGCGGTACGGGCGTACTCGCGGATGCCGTTGACCGAGTTGTGGTTGTCGGCGGTGAGCACCAGTGGTACCCCTCGCCCGAACGGGTACGCCTCGCCGACCAGCCGGCAGGCGCCGCTGGCGTTCGGGGTGAAGACGACGGCGTACTGCTCCGGGTCGGCGTTGAAGAAGGCGAGGATCGCCCGCCGGGCCGATTCGACCAGTGTGCCGGCCGCCACCGAGGTCGGGTTCTCCGAGTGCGGGTTGCTGTACAGGCCCGAGGTCAACCGTTGGTGGTGGGCGTCGATCTGGGCCCGTGCGGGCACACCTGCTCCCGCGTAGTCGAGGTAGACCTGCCCGTTGCGGTCGAGGTGGGCGTACTCGCCCGCGCGTAGTTCGTCGATCCGGCTGGTGCCGGCGTATGCCGGGTCGTCGGTCGCCAGCAGGTCAGGCCGCGGCGCCACGGGAGTCCCTCCGGGCCAGTACGGTCCACGCCGCGCCGAGGAAGGCGACCAGGAACCCGCCGAGGATCACCCAGTTCACCCAGACCGGTCGGGCGAAGCTGTCGCCGTAGCTGGCCAGCAGCGGCGGGCCGAGCGGGGACGCGCCGTCGTGCCAGATCCGTTCCACCTCGGCGGTGTGGCCCAGCCCCTCGAACGCCCACCGGTTGGACATGGCGTAGCTGAGCCACCGGCCCCCGGCGGCCATCTCCGGCACCGGCAGGATCGCCCCGACGAACAGCACCTGCGGGAAGCAGAGCATCGGCAGCAGCAGGGTCGCCTGGGCGGCGTCGGCCACCGACGCGGAGCAGAGCAGGCCGAGGGCGAGCGCGCCGGCCGAGGAGAGCAGCAGGGTGAGGTAGAGCGCGGCGAACGCGGCCCCGCCGGCGGCCGGCAGCCGGTCGATGCCGCGCAACACCCCGAGCAGGGCCAGGTCGACCAGGGCCAGCAGCGGCAGCAGCACCGCGACCTTGGCCAACAGGTACGGCCCGACGCGTACGCCGGCCAGCCGTTCCCGCCGGACGATCGGCAGCTCGGTGCAGATCTGGAGCAGCCCGTAGGTGAGCCCGAAGAAGAAGCCGCCGAACGCGATCCAGAACAGGATCATCACCATCACATTCGGGCTCGGGTCGGCCGGTTCGAACGCTCCGGGCCGGAACAGCAGCGCGAACATGCCGAGCACCATCAGCGGTGAGCCGAGCAGGATGGCCAGGGTGAGCCGGTTCCGCCCGACGATCTCCAGGTTGCGGGCGGTCAGCACGGCCCACTGGCGCAGCCGCCCCACCCGCTGCCGCGACCCACCGGTCCGTCCCGGCTCGCCGGTGTGCGTCGGCCGGTCGGCCGTTGCCGCCGTGGGGGCGGTGCGGGCATCAGCTTCGGGGCGGGCGGCGAACCGGTCGGGCCAGGTGCCCGGCTCCGGTTCCCCGTCCAGCCGCAGGTAGACCTCGGCGAGCGTGGCCACCCCGAAGAACTCCCGCGCCTCGCCCGGCGTGCCGGCGAAGGCCAGCGCCCCCTGCCGGGTCAGTACGACCACCCGGTCGCAGAACTCGACGTCGGTGACCTGGTGCGTGGTCAGTACGACCGTGGCGGCCGAGTCGGCCAGCCCGCGCAGTACGCGCAGCAGCTCGACCGCGATCGCCGGGTCCAGCCCGGAGGTCGGCTCGTCCAGGAAGAACACCCCGGGTCGGGTCAGCAGCTCGACCGCGATGCTGGCGCGTTTGCGCTCGCCGCCGCTGAGCCGCCCGACCGGTACCCCGGCCCGTTCGGTCAACCCCAGCTCGGCCATGACCTCGTGCACCCGTCGACTGAGCGCGGTCGGGTCGGTGCCCGGTGCCAGCCGGAGCCGGGCGGCGTACCGCAGGGTCCGTTCGAGCGGCAACTCGTGGTGGATGATGTCGTCCTGCGGCACGTAGCCGACGACGGCCGGTCCGTCGATCCGGTCGGTGTCGACGCCCGGCCGTCGGTCCACTGTGCCCGAGCTTGGCGGCCGTACCCCGGCCAGGGTTTCCAGCAGGGTCGTCTTGCCGGCACCGCTGGCGCCGATGATCGCGACCAGTTCGCCGGGCTCGATCGTGAGCGAGACGTCGAGCAGGGTCCGCCGACCGCCGCGGACGGTCTGGCTCAGCCGGGACGCGGTGATGCGTACCCCGGCCGGTGGTGCCGTGATCAGTTCGGAGGGGGTCATGTCCGTCGATTCCTGCGAGGGCTGTTCATTCACCGGTGTGACGAATATGGCACGTCATTCACATTTCGTCAGCGTCCATTTCAGTCGGATATCGGCGCCCTCGACGGCGACGCCGCCGGCCGTGGATCGGGCACGGGATATCGTTTGGCGTTGGCTCGCCCCGCCTCGGGGCGGCAGTCGAGGAGGAACCGACCGGTGGCGAGGACGAGGCGCCGTGCGCTGGTACGCGGCCACGGCCATCCCCGGATCCGGGCGACCCACGCCAAGACGCTGGAGTTCACCCACGACACCGAGGTGACCGAGCGGGCCACCTGTGTGGTCGGGGTGGCGGCCGTACTGGATCCGGCCGAGCTCGGCCTGCTGCGCGGTCGGGTGCGGTACACCGTCGAGGCGGCCGGTTACGAGGCCACCGGCGAGGCGACGATCAACCCCGACCATGCCGTACGCGACGGGTTGGTGCTGCGTCGCAGTCACCACAACGACCCCGGCACGTTGGCCGTGGCGGCCACCCTGACCGCCGAGGATCTCGACCGCGAGCTGGCCGCCGCGCTCACCGACCCGGCGACGGCGGTGACCCTGACCCTGGTCGAGGTGACCCCGCCCGCGCCGTTGGTCCTGCTCCGACCGGCCGGGTCGGCCGTACCCGCCGGCCGGCTCGACCTGCTCTGGCGGCACGCCGACGCGACCGTCGACCTGGTCGGCGTACGCGAGCCGGTGGCAGCGGCGGCGGTTGTCGAGCGGGCCGGGATCGTCGCGGTGACCCTGCCCGGCCCGGCGGACGGCTTGTCCACCCCGGCGCTCGGGTGGCTGTCCGCCGCCGCCGCCGGCACCGGTGCCCGGTTCGCGCTGCTGAACGCGCCGGGCGGCCCGGCCGAGGTGCTGTTCGCCGCCGGCCTGCCGCCGACCCCGGCGCTGTTGCTCGGCCGGGTGGACCGGCGGGCGGTACGTCGGCCGGAGGTCGAGGTGTCACTGCGTTCCGCGCTGGCGCCGACGGTGCTGGTGCTGCCGGTGGACGAGGTCGACGCGGTGCTCGAACACGTGGTCGCGGCGACCCCCGCGCGCCGGGTGGCCGTACCGGACGGGCAGTCGGATGTCGGCACCGCGATGCGCTGGACCACGGCCGAGCGCACCGGTGCCGCCGTACGCCGGCTCGGCCTGCCGGAGGTCACCGTCGTGCTGGCGTCCTCGCCGGCCACCGACCAGCCGGTCGATCTTGACGCCCTGGTCCGGGCGCTGGCCACCGCCGGGGTGTCGCCGCGCACGCTGAGCGAGGCGTTGGCGCCGTTCGGGCTGACCCGGCGCCGGGTGTACGACGCGCTGGGCCCGGACCGGTCGCCGGGCGGCCCGGCCGGTGCGCCCGTACGCACCTGACAGAATCGCCGGATGCAGGTCGTACAGGGTAAGCGCCTGGTCACGCCGGACGGCGAGGTTCTCGACGCGCTCCGGGGCGCGGCCAGCCGGGTGATCGTCGACGTCGGTACCGGTGACGCGCGCACCGCCTACCGGCTGGCCCGGTCCCAGCCGGACTGGCTGGTGATCGGGATCGATCCGGCCTGGCAGCGGATGTCGCCGACCAGCGTGCGTGCCGCCCGCAAGCCGGCCAAGGGCGGTGCGCCGAACCTGCTCCTGGTCAACTCCGCGATCGAGTCGGTGCCGGGTGAGCTGCACGGGATCGCCGACGAGGTGTCGGTGCTGATGCCCTGGGGCAAGCTGCTGCGCGGCATCGTGCACGGCGACCGGGACGTCTGCGCGGGGCTGCGGGCGGTGGCCCGGTCCGGCGCCACGCTCGACGTGACCGTCGGTACCAGCATTTGGCGGGACCCGGTGCCGTTGGAGATCCGCGAGCTGCCCGAACTCACCCCCGAGTACGTCGACGCGGTCCTCGCCGACCGGCTGGCCGACTGCGGCTGGAAGGTTACCGGGGCGGAGGTGATCAGTGGCGCCGAGATGGACCGGATGAGTTCCTCGTGGGCCCGCCGGCTCGGTTCGACCACCCCCGAGGTCGTGATCCACGTCCGGGCCGCCGCCGACGTACGGGACTGACCGGTTTCCTACGGTCGCACACCAGGTACGTCACGTCACCTGTCGATGGGTGAATGGTGGAACGTACGCCGACCAGGTGGGGGAGGGCAGCCGGCCCGCGGCCGTCCTCCACCTGGCGGTTGAGCTGGAGTCGAAGGCGCACACCTTCGAGATCGGAAGCGCCCGGACGCTTCTTGGCTGGCGGGTGAGTCGTCCTTCAACCTCCGGATGACACTGCGTAGCGGGTGGCGATCGCGGCGGCGCGGTCGTGCAGGGCGGTGCGCAACCACTGCGGGGCCAGGGCCTCCCCGCTGCTGGCGAGCTGCCACAGTGCCCATTCGGCATGTCTCGGATCCTGGAAGGTCACCTCCAGCCGCAGCCAGCCGTCTGCGTCGGCTTCTTCGGAGTGCACGGCCAGCGCGGTACGTACCAGGTCCTCACGCCGCGCGGCGGTGACCCGTACCAGCACGGTGACCGTGTCGCCGCCGGTCCGAAACCGGGTGCTGCGTTCCCGCCAGGCCCGGTCCAGATCGACCCGGTCCGGTCGCTGTGCGGGTTCGGCGAGTTCCTCGGCGGCCAGGACCCGGGACAGCCGGTAGGTGCGGTCCGCGCCGGACCTCATGGCCAGCAGGTAGCCCTGCTCGCGTACGGTGACCAGGCCGATCGGGTCCACCGTGCGCCACTTCGGGGGCTGGCCCACGGCCGCGTAGTGGATGCGCAGCCTGTGTCCGGCGAACACCGCGCGCCGGATCTCGGCCACCGTGCCGTACGGAACCTCCTCGGTGACCAGCCGGCGCGACAGCAGATCGGTCTCCGGGTCGATGAGCAGTCGCTCGACCGCGCCGATCGCGGTGTGTCGATGGCTGTCAGGCAGCGCGTCGACCACCTTGAGCATGGCCGACGCGAGTGCCGAGCCGAGACCGAACGCCTGCGCGCCGCGTCGCGATCCGGCGACCAGCAGGGCGAGCGCTTCGTCGTGGTTCAGCCCGGTAAGTTCGGTCTGAAAACCGGGCAGTAAAGCGAATCCGCCGTGCCGCCCGCGCTCGGCGTAGACCGGGACGCCGGCCGCGGACAGCGCCTCGATGTCGCGCAGCACGGTGCGGGTGGATACCTCCAACTCGCGGGCCAGTGTGGCCGCAGGCAGCAGACCGCGCTGGCGCAGCAGCAGCACCAGCGAGACCAACCGGTCGGCTCGCACCCGGAAATTGTGCCAGGAATACAAGACACAGGATGTCGTGTATTCGCTGAGAGGCTCACCGACACGTGGGTTCGGTTCCAGCGTGCCCACGCTTTCGACGAATGGAGCTGAGATGGCAGTGCAACGATCGGCGGTCAACCCGTGGGCCTGGTCGGTGGGGCTGGGGTACAACCAGGGCGAGGTCGTATCCGGGGACACCCGGACCCTGTACTGCTCCGGGCAGACCGCGATGAGCGGCGACGGCAAGCCCCGGCATGCCGGTGACATGGCGGCACAGGTGACGCTGAGTCTCGACAACCTGGAGGCGATCCTCGGCGAGGCCGGCATGTCCCTCGCGAACCTCGTCCGACTCAACGTCTACACCACCGACGTCGACCGACTCTTCGAGCACTACGGTGTGCTGACGTCGAGGTTGGGCGCGGCCGGCGTGGCACCGACCACCACGATGCTGGGGGTCACCCGGCTGGCGATCCCCACCCTGATGGTCGAGTTCGAGGGAACCGCCGTCGCCTGACTCGACCTCGCCGCCTCCGGTAGGGCTGCCGGTCGTACCGGGGGCGGCGAGCTCGGCGCGGATCCGGCGTGCGTTCGCTGCGGTGGACATCCGCTGTCCACCGCAGCCTGCTCGGGGGACGCCGGACATAGCGCGATTAATGGCTGCACT is a window of Micromonospora sp. NBC_01699 DNA encoding:
- a CDS encoding dienelactone hydrolase family protein gives rise to the protein MNTVTTETTVWAGEVQLTADLVTPTEGAVGVVLFAHGSGSSRRSPRNVAVARVLNQRALATVLVDLLRPEEERADEQTAELRFDIPMLAGRLVGVIDWLRTEPDTAALPVGLFGASTGAAAALVAAAERPEHVPAVVSRGGRADLAGPALSRVRAATLLLVGGRDEQVIQFNQQARDALGGAVELRIIPDATHLFPEPGALEQVADQAADWFAERLPSFGAAP
- a CDS encoding NADPH-dependent F420 reductase translates to MHIGIIGAGSVGATLARRLAAAGHEIAIANASGPQNLRDLVGELGHRSHAVSPSEAARFGDVVIVAVPFGRYDELPTAELKGKPVMDTGNYTPERDGEYPDLEQDRVTSSELVQQHLRGANVVKAFNTLHAEHMRDHARQSSAQERYGIPMSGDDPKAKRAVADLIEELGFQPVDAGDLAAGGRKQQPGGITYDADFTADELVEALRQDS
- a CDS encoding AI-2E family transporter, translated to MSDGTAAPDPGAAGANPAGPDPQEPIDGRQQPVHGRLERIQGAQERVHSTWDSLPWFLRWSVVWSACLLIIAAGIYLLATVASRLAPLTIALAATFFLAAMLDPLAVRLRRLRLPPALAALISLFLLLAVIGGAAYLVWTLTADQFSSLSKQLDEGLDRTRDFITGSLPVSPEQLDKWTKQATDGLRESTPDPVAGARTAAEVAGAVLLIFVLLFFLLKDGRPMWHWVLSRVSDRSRPAFVQAGRNGWHTLSAYTRGTVLIAAIDAVGIGLALVLLGVPLAFPLAVVTFLGGFIPIIGATVAGSVAVLVALAAKGPTTALLVLLAVIAVQQTEGNLLEPLIMKRQVRLHPVVILVAVTAGTLFGGIAGAFVAVPVTAVVYRVVDTVTALRQGREVPS
- a CDS encoding DUF1996 domain-containing protein codes for the protein MHRRSALVARPRLRLALLFAAMVALLGAYLTAAVSKADAAAEPVRVSEFLADCPFSHRLPDDPIVFPGLPGASHMHSFFGSEATNAHTELPDLVNANSNCNPAVDKSSYWVPTLYVSDQPVEPEITTFYYLGEGVRDDVIARIQPLPLGLRIVAGNARATAPDETTNSRWSCLHHGEVGSSKDFVNCPAGSMIESYLDFPQCWNGVDLDSPDHKSHMAYPVNGECASTHPVPVPKLRQVLRYPANGDPARFRLASGAGYTMHGDFFNAWPEDEMARRVQDCIRPIIKCGADGRP
- a CDS encoding family 16 glycosylhydrolase, with product MDRVPTAPGTPLPPPADARRSRSRRSSTGGWRGIVSLTALLALLGGYLSVTPGTASAAEEGLLSYGKPAVASTDQSDVNCFECTPDKAFDLDPASRWATSSTTGWVDPGWIYVDLGATATVNQVVLQWDPAYASAYQIQVSPDATTWTTIYSTTTGRGFKETINATGTGRYVRMYGTARSGPYGYSLYEFKVYGTGGNPTAPPAQPADPTFPATRLIWSDEFNGAAGSKPDPAKWTIDPGTGQNNEIQYYTNNNNANMDGTGSLVIEARRETAGGRDYTSHRMNTGGKFTTQYGRVEARVKVPKGNGLWPAFWMMGADFLTGRPWPYNGEIDIMEVLGRNTFEGYSTLHAPAYNGGGGYGQKYPAPGGADLSLDYHVWAVEWDSRGMTFKLDGTTVFYASKATVEATRGPWVFDHPFYIILNLAVGGDFPGPVDGTTPFPSRMLVDYVRVYQ
- a CDS encoding nucleotide pyrophosphohydrolase is translated as MSTEPPSGADVRANTVPELTERLRTFVAERDWQQFHTAKNLAMALAGEVGELVAELQWLTPDEAARVMDDPTAGARVRAEIGDVMTYLTRLADVLGIDLVAAAHDKLDDSALRYTVERSRGSVAKAPPTHPSGDPTAG
- a CDS encoding G5 domain-containing protein — encoded protein: MVVFAAVGLVVACGPQPASEALPGATPSADELVTAVPTETPSAVPADTTQPPASATAAPVPTAVPKPPRIEKKTVIETRSIPFTTRTVNDATLAKGTKKTKTKGVAGVKTLTYEVTTTDGKQTGKKLIREAVTKAPVTQVVAVGTKAASKCDPNYSGCVPIASDVDCAGGSGNGPAYVTGPVKVIGDDIYDLDRDGDGYGCD